In Paenibacillus hexagrammi, the following are encoded in one genomic region:
- a CDS encoding tripartite tricarboxylate transporter permease, giving the protein MSTFEYVLHGLGTAMQWHNVVFVFFGVLIGTVVGVLPGIGPMSGVALLIPITATMTAGLGAEEAATSSIILLAGVYYGAMYGGSTTSILLNTPGESSSVVTTLDGYQMAKQGRAGAALAISAIGSFAAGIISLIGLIFLARPLSAVAIKFGPAEYFSLMVLGLLAISGLAGKSMVKALIMTAFGLLLATIGIDNVSGVERFTFGVPELYQGLEFLTVAVGMFAVGEVFKTILHREGNDGELAKINRILPTKQDLKDSAAPIARGSVLGFFIGLLPGAGAILASFFAYIVEKKISKNPEKFGKGAIEGVASPESANNAASGGAMIPLLTLGIPSSGTTAILMGAFIMYNVQPGPLLFQDHPALAWGVIASMFVGNLMLLILNMPLVKIFAKVIETPTKYLIPLIIVFSVFGVYAVQYSIFDLLLIMGCGLVGYFLSKNDYPLAPLVLGLILGPMMENNMRRALTISNGDFMIFLQKPISLAFLIIGLLWITVPLILKMRGKNVLVNEEG; this is encoded by the coding sequence ATGAGTACGTTCGAGTATGTACTGCACGGCTTAGGTACTGCTATGCAGTGGCATAATGTGGTTTTCGTCTTCTTTGGGGTACTCATTGGCACCGTAGTCGGCGTTCTTCCCGGGATCGGCCCGATGAGCGGCGTAGCACTTCTGATCCCGATCACGGCAACGATGACTGCGGGGCTGGGCGCGGAAGAAGCGGCGACGAGCTCGATTATTTTGCTGGCCGGTGTCTATTACGGAGCAATGTACGGGGGCTCCACGACTTCCATCCTGCTGAATACGCCGGGAGAATCGTCTTCTGTTGTCACAACGCTGGACGGCTATCAAATGGCGAAACAGGGGAGAGCGGGCGCGGCTCTGGCTATCTCAGCAATCGGTTCATTCGCAGCAGGGATTATCTCCTTGATCGGACTGATTTTCCTGGCACGGCCTTTATCCGCTGTCGCCATCAAATTCGGTCCTGCTGAATATTTCTCCCTCATGGTTCTGGGCTTGTTGGCTATTAGCGGACTCGCGGGCAAATCGATGGTTAAAGCGTTGATCATGACGGCCTTCGGCCTGCTGCTCGCTACAATCGGAATCGACAACGTGTCCGGCGTCGAAAGATTTACCTTTGGTGTACCGGAGCTGTACCAAGGCTTGGAGTTCTTAACGGTTGCTGTCGGTATGTTTGCCGTTGGTGAAGTGTTTAAAACCATTCTGCACCGTGAAGGCAATGACGGCGAGCTGGCCAAAATCAATCGCATCCTGCCCACGAAGCAGGACTTGAAGGATAGTGCGGCCCCGATCGCACGCGGCTCCGTGCTCGGCTTCTTTATCGGCCTGCTGCCCGGCGCCGGCGCGATTCTAGCCTCTTTCTTCGCTTATATCGTCGAGAAGAAGATCAGCAAGAATCCGGAGAAATTCGGCAAGGGCGCTATCGAGGGCGTAGCTTCCCCGGAATCCGCCAATAATGCGGCGTCCGGCGGCGCAATGATTCCGCTGCTCACGCTGGGCATCCCGTCTTCAGGCACCACCGCGATCCTCATGGGGGCCTTCATTATGTACAACGTGCAGCCGGGTCCCTTATTGTTCCAGGATCACCCTGCGCTGGCTTGGGGCGTTATCGCCAGTATGTTTGTCGGCAACCTGATGCTGCTGATTCTCAATATGCCGCTGGTGAAGATTTTCGCGAAAGTCATTGAAACTCCAACCAAATATTTGATTCCTTTGATCATCGTGTTCTCGGTATTCGGGGTATACGCCGTTCAATACTCCATCTTCGATTTACTCTTGATCATGGGCTGCGGACTTGTAGGCTACTTCTTGTCGAAGAACGATTATCCGCTTGCTCCCCTTGTTTTGGGACTCATTCTGGGGCCTATGATGGAAAACAACATGCGCAGAGCGCTCACCATTTCAAACGGCGACTTTATGATTTTCTTGCAAAAGCCCATCTCCTTGGCCTTTCTTATTATCGGGCTGCTGTGGATCACCGTTCCGCTGATTTTGAAGATGAGAGGGAAAAACGTTCTGGTCAACGAAGAAGGATAA
- a CDS encoding LacI family DNA-binding transcriptional regulator codes for MKKPTLKDIAKAAGVSIATVSYVLNKTPNQTIPAETVCRIQDIANQLGYIPNLAARSLVKQKTGLIGILINRLEHESLSRQLTYASLVNQMEQELTGQGYHVIVSSLDPAAPKLDIIAERKLDGVFLIDVKQMSFHTISSRFPSGVPLIVIDSLIDDPLFYKVNADLEGALREAAAQVGEEVARCLVMEACNNVELGRSIRRHSGLQDRDILVMQQERELELFLRSRKQHKVIVIGEFLGAVTAKYAAASDLCVIAVADCPQIVPAGAGLVSFAQNKASVACRLMFQLMEQSAELPEDKYVWVHAE; via the coding sequence ATGAAAAAACCGACTTTAAAAGACATTGCAAAAGCTGCAGGCGTGTCGATTGCGACAGTCAGCTATGTGCTGAACAAGACGCCGAATCAGACGATCCCTGCGGAAACCGTATGCCGCATACAAGATATCGCCAATCAGCTGGGCTACATTCCCAATCTCGCCGCGCGATCCCTCGTCAAGCAGAAAACAGGTCTGATCGGCATCTTGATCAACCGTCTTGAGCACGAGAGCCTATCGAGGCAGCTGACGTATGCATCGCTGGTCAATCAGATGGAGCAGGAGCTGACCGGACAAGGGTATCACGTCATTGTCTCTAGTCTGGATCCGGCTGCTCCCAAGCTCGATATTATTGCCGAGCGAAAGCTCGACGGCGTGTTCCTCATTGATGTGAAGCAGATGAGCTTTCATACGATCTCCAGCAGATTCCCCTCGGGTGTTCCGCTGATTGTGATCGACAGCCTGATCGACGATCCGCTTTTTTATAAAGTAAACGCCGATCTGGAAGGTGCTTTACGTGAAGCGGCGGCGCAGGTGGGAGAAGAGGTGGCGCGCTGTCTGGTGATGGAGGCTTGCAATAACGTAGAGCTCGGCCGTTCTATCAGGCGGCATTCCGGCCTTCAGGACCGGGATATCCTCGTGATGCAGCAGGAGCGAGAATTGGAGCTTTTTTTGCGCAGCCGGAAGCAGCATAAGGTGATTGTGATAGGGGAGTTCCTTGGGGCTGTGACTGCCAAGTATGCAGCTGCATCCGATCTATGTGTCATTGCGGTGGCAGATTGCCCTCAGATCGTCCCGGCAGGCGCGGGTTTAGTTTCGTTTGCACAGAATAAGGCATCCGTAGCATGCAGACTCATGTTCCAGCTTATGGAGCAAAGTGCTGAGCTGCCTGAAGACAAGTACGTGTGGGTTCATGCAGAGTAA
- a CDS encoding Bug family tripartite tricarboxylate transporter substrate binding protein codes for MIKQLLSISWKVTAISILSVSLAACGNTDKPAATSAPADKGKETTAPAAAKSNYPEKALSIIAPSGAGGGWDMTARTIAKVLSDTKAVDKPVTVENKPGGGGAVFMAEYATKDVKDNYKLFVSSPPILINHLKKEGNTPYGFNDTTPLAQLTKDYGAVAVAANSKYKDLKSLLDDMKADPTKLTVAGGSAPGSMDHLVSILPAFKYGIDPKKVKYVSYDGGGEAVTALLGGNADVLGTDASSLDQYVKAGKIRILAVAAPARLGGNLKDVPTMKEQGIDAEFLIWRGIFGPKNMSADAKSYWEDTLKKMVESDTWKKEMEANNWETDYKNGDDFKTFLVQQETQLKDMLTALGMQK; via the coding sequence TTGATAAAACAGCTTCTATCGATTTCCTGGAAGGTTACAGCCATCAGTATTCTCTCCGTCAGCTTAGCTGCATGCGGCAACACGGATAAACCGGCAGCTACAAGCGCACCTGCGGATAAGGGCAAAGAAACGACGGCTCCAGCAGCCGCAAAATCTAACTATCCCGAAAAGGCGCTCAGCATTATCGCTCCATCCGGGGCAGGCGGGGGATGGGACATGACAGCCCGTACTATCGCTAAGGTTCTCTCCGATACAAAAGCGGTCGATAAGCCGGTAACTGTTGAGAACAAACCTGGCGGCGGCGGCGCGGTATTCATGGCTGAATATGCGACCAAAGATGTCAAAGACAACTACAAGCTGTTCGTAAGCTCGCCTCCGATTCTAATCAACCATCTGAAAAAAGAAGGCAACACGCCTTATGGCTTCAACGACACCACGCCGCTGGCTCAATTAACGAAAGATTATGGAGCGGTAGCCGTTGCAGCTAATTCCAAGTATAAGGATTTGAAATCCTTACTCGATGATATGAAAGCCGACCCGACCAAGCTGACGGTAGCCGGCGGTTCCGCGCCAGGCTCTATGGACCACCTCGTCTCCATTCTGCCAGCGTTCAAATACGGTATCGATCCGAAAAAGGTGAAATATGTGTCCTATGACGGGGGCGGCGAAGCGGTCACCGCACTGCTTGGCGGTAACGCCGACGTTCTCGGAACCGATGCCTCATCTCTTGACCAATATGTGAAGGCCGGCAAAATCCGCATCCTGGCTGTCGCAGCGCCTGCTCGTTTGGGCGGCAACCTGAAAGACGTTCCTACGATGAAGGAGCAAGGCATTGATGCTGAGTTTCTGATCTGGCGCGGCATCTTCGGACCGAAGAATATGAGCGCCGATGCGAAGAGCTACTGGGAAGACACCCTCAAGAAAATGGTAGAGTCCGATACATGGAAAAAAGAAATGGAAGCGAACAACTGGGAGACGGATTATAAAAACGGGGACGATTTCAAAACATTCCTGGTCCAGCAGGAAACACAGCTGAAGGATATGTTGACAGCACTCGGTATGCAGAAATAA
- a CDS encoding DMT family transporter: protein MKNKQLYTNAKFVAIIAAICCFFWGSSYPAIKIGLVLFDISPDDIPSKFVFAGYRFAIAGIALLLVARAYGIKVFSLSLQSFRQLSILGVIQTTIHYAIFYIGVSNTSGTKGSIMNATTAFFGVVLAHYVYKNDKLSRGKVLGSMIGFLGVVIVNFSADLLNFTFRFTGEGFVIVAAFIFSAVGLYAKKLTKTLDVVLITSYSLLIGGIALTVIGIAFGGKVNHFTWESSSLLMFLAVSSSASFYLWNWLLKYNKVGRVSVYNFLVPVFGVTLSSIFLGEAILEIKNLLALVLVSLGIWLVNKEDT from the coding sequence TTGAAAAACAAACAACTGTATACCAACGCTAAATTTGTAGCCATTATTGCAGCTATATGTTGCTTTTTTTGGGGAAGCTCTTATCCCGCAATTAAGATTGGACTGGTCTTATTTGACATTTCACCGGATGACATTCCATCCAAGTTCGTATTTGCCGGTTACCGATTTGCCATTGCCGGAATTGCATTATTGCTTGTCGCACGGGCCTACGGCATCAAAGTTTTTTCACTTTCCTTACAAAGCTTTAGACAGCTGAGCATCCTTGGTGTAATTCAGACCACCATCCATTACGCGATCTTCTATATAGGTGTATCAAACACAAGTGGCACGAAAGGTTCGATTATGAATGCCACGACCGCATTTTTTGGCGTCGTTTTGGCACATTACGTTTATAAAAATGATAAGCTCAGCCGAGGGAAAGTCTTAGGCAGTATGATTGGTTTTCTTGGTGTCGTTATTGTTAATTTTAGTGCGGATTTGCTCAACTTTACGTTCCGTTTTACGGGAGAAGGGTTTGTGATTGTCGCTGCATTTATTTTTTCTGCTGTCGGGCTCTATGCCAAGAAGCTGACGAAAACGTTGGATGTTGTGTTAATCACCAGCTACAGCCTTTTAATAGGGGGCATTGCGCTTACGGTAATCGGCATCGCTTTTGGGGGTAAGGTCAACCATTTTACATGGGAGTCTTCATCGTTACTAATGTTTCTGGCTGTATCATCCTCTGCATCCTTCTATCTGTGGAACTGGCTTCTGAAATACAACAAGGTCGGACGTGTATCGGTCTATAATTTCCTGGTTCCTGTTTTCGGTGTCACACTTTCTTCTATCTTCTTGGGTGAGGCGATTTTGGAGATAAAGAACTTACTTGCACTCGTTCTTGTTTCTTTGGGAATATGGCTGGTTAATAAAGAAGATACATAA
- a CDS encoding ATP-binding protein, which produces MKLQTKLVLIICSLLLVVILSLGSIFYYIMTTALEDQIGTRALKVAVTIANMPEIRGAFGTADPPKIIQPIVESIREQIDAEFIVVGNKEGIRYSHPIPERIGKEMVGGDNGPVLEGKAIISKAVGSLGPSLRGKAPVFDEGGHVIGIVSVGFLAEDIDTITEVYQSRIELISLLVLVVGLIGSLLIARSVRNSIHGLEPKEIGELYTEKQAILQTIREGIIAVNREGIITMANRYALQLMELPPTARIIGRHVETVLPNTRLIEVVRTGAAEFDQEMLIGDHEVIVNRVPILTRKQAVTGAVSSFRSKSELYRLAEELSQVKRFAEALRAQTHEFSNKLYVISGLIQLESYQEAVDLITKESDVHQNWVQFIMHEIPDPMIGGLLIGKFNRAQELKVTFEIDRESSFRDVPEGLDRSLLITIIGNLIDNAMEAVRAGGEHVEPYVKVFLTDLGDDLIIECEDRGGGIPDEIGAAIFEKGFSTKAGEQRGIGLSLVQHAVQKLNGYITYQKNPEGGTIFTVAIPKSGNGK; this is translated from the coding sequence ATGAAATTACAAACGAAGCTCGTCCTGATTATTTGTTCGCTTCTTCTGGTCGTTATTCTCAGTTTGGGGTCCATTTTCTACTACATTATGACCACTGCGCTTGAGGATCAAATCGGAACAAGGGCGCTAAAAGTGGCCGTCACGATAGCCAATATGCCGGAAATTCGAGGCGCATTTGGAACGGCTGATCCTCCCAAAATCATTCAACCCATCGTAGAGAGCATTCGAGAGCAAATTGATGCCGAGTTTATCGTTGTCGGTAATAAAGAGGGGATTAGGTACTCACATCCGATACCAGAGAGAATCGGCAAAGAAATGGTCGGCGGCGACAACGGACCTGTGCTTGAGGGTAAGGCGATAATATCCAAAGCGGTTGGCTCCCTCGGACCTTCATTGCGCGGCAAAGCGCCGGTTTTTGATGAAGGCGGACATGTGATCGGCATCGTATCCGTCGGCTTCCTAGCCGAAGATATCGATACCATAACGGAAGTGTATCAATCGCGTATTGAGCTAATCTCCCTGCTCGTGCTTGTGGTAGGTCTCATTGGCTCTCTCCTGATCGCCCGCAGCGTTAGGAATTCGATTCACGGGCTCGAGCCCAAAGAAATCGGAGAGCTGTACACAGAGAAGCAAGCGATCCTGCAAACGATTCGTGAGGGCATTATTGCCGTTAATCGCGAAGGCATCATCACGATGGCGAACCGGTATGCTCTGCAGCTGATGGAGCTGCCGCCTACCGCCAGAATCATAGGCAGACATGTGGAAACTGTATTGCCGAATACGAGATTAATCGAAGTCGTGCGAACAGGCGCGGCCGAATTCGACCAGGAGATGCTGATCGGCGATCACGAGGTGATTGTCAACCGGGTACCTATCCTGACACGCAAACAGGCGGTAACCGGAGCCGTTTCCAGCTTTCGGAGCAAATCCGAGCTGTACCGGTTAGCGGAGGAGCTCTCCCAAGTGAAGCGTTTTGCAGAAGCATTGCGGGCGCAGACGCATGAATTTTCCAACAAGCTCTATGTCATATCCGGGCTCATTCAGCTGGAATCGTATCAAGAAGCGGTCGATCTCATTACCAAAGAATCAGATGTCCATCAGAACTGGGTGCAGTTCATTATGCACGAAATCCCCGATCCAATGATCGGAGGCCTGCTGATCGGCAAATTCAACCGCGCGCAGGAGCTGAAGGTTACCTTTGAAATTGACCGCGAAAGCTCCTTTCGGGATGTGCCCGAGGGGCTTGACCGGAGCCTGCTGATTACCATCATCGGCAACCTGATTGATAATGCTATGGAGGCTGTAAGGGCGGGTGGAGAGCATGTCGAGCCTTATGTGAAGGTGTTCTTAACCGATTTGGGAGATGATCTCATCATCGAATGCGAGGATCGGGGCGGCGGAATTCCAGATGAAATCGGGGCTGCTATTTTTGAAAAGGGCTTCTCCACCAAAGCCGGTGAGCAGCGGGGTATCGGCTTGTCGTTAGTGCAGCATGCGGTTCAGAAGCTGAACGGGTACATCACGTATCAAAAAAATCCCGAGGGCGGCACGATTTTCACGGTAGCCATCCCCAAATCCGGTAACGGCAAATAG
- a CDS encoding MFS transporter, which produces MMAGFIFSFSTLIINNMLRLEVEPSIQGRVFGTLGSLSSIAPPIGLACFSTASDWFSPSISLLICGIGMTALGIFALAGLKTIRAYV; this is translated from the coding sequence TTGATGGCAGGCTTTATCTTCTCCTTTAGCACCTTGATTATCAATAACATGCTCCGCCTGGAAGTCGAGCCCTCTATACAAGGTAGGGTATTCGGAACGCTTGGTTCCCTATCCAGTATTGCGCCGCCAATTGGTCTGGCCTGTTTCTCCACAGCGTCTGATTGGTTCAGCCCGTCGATCAGCTTGCTCATCTGCGGGATCGGGATGACGGCGCTGGGAATCTTCGCTTTGGCGGGGCTCAAGACTATTCGTGCTTATGTGTAG
- a CDS encoding tripartite tricarboxylate transporter TctB family protein encodes MNTTFDRYAGIVFFAIGIAFVIGSLGISTSAYGSNVGANIFPMILGSFLSLMSVRLIYETFRKQRAEKSKEQLDYKRFGIIFAAAVLYAFFIEDIGFVISTFLFLMIGFQTMQRGKVWVSLLIAAGFSYGVYYLYVHVLDGSLPGFPAWLGGA; translated from the coding sequence ATGAATACGACGTTTGACCGTTATGCGGGTATTGTCTTTTTTGCCATAGGGATTGCTTTCGTCATAGGCTCCCTAGGGATTTCGACAAGCGCTTACGGCAGTAATGTGGGAGCTAACATTTTCCCGATGATTCTGGGTTCATTCCTGTCTCTGATGAGCGTTCGTCTTATCTATGAGACATTTCGCAAGCAGCGTGCGGAGAAAAGCAAAGAACAGCTGGATTATAAAAGATTCGGAATCATCTTCGCTGCCGCCGTCTTGTACGCGTTTTTTATTGAAGACATCGGTTTCGTGATCTCGACCTTTCTATTCCTGATGATCGGCTTTCAAACGATGCAAAGAGGCAAAGTCTGGGTGTCACTACTAATCGCCGCCGGTTTCTCCTATGGCGTTTACTACTTATATGTGCATGTTCTGGACGGGTCGCTGCCCGGATTTCCGGCATGGCTAGGAGGGGCATAA
- a CDS encoding MFS transporter, translating into MLGLSNQTEGQTVALSKWASKPIWRNRPFVCIFASHCVSLLGNAFHSIALNLWVLQSTGSAKLMSVVLIATLIVQMLFGTLAGTIADRVDRRVLMYLSDISRFLLVAGMALSMLIPGTSFYVILLLTVLTSTAGLFYSPAFQASLVHLVAREQIQQASGAMVIADNVIRISGFALGGIAVAVYGGVFALSLDAVSYLVSALLLFAGGAFPSKPSGTQQQATTFKEDFFFGLSFIWKEPMVRAALLLLPLLFMFFLSALMLTQVMAVQVWLASPFIFGLIEACIPLGYVLGSGFIMIAGNRLKHRGIWILLSVVMLGPVYVLLSQTGSGGGRYRLF; encoded by the coding sequence ATGCTCGGTTTATCTAATCAAACAGAGGGGCAGACAGTAGCCCTATCCAAGTGGGCGTCGAAGCCGATTTGGAGGAATCGGCCGTTTGTCTGCATCTTCGCCAGCCACTGTGTGTCTTTACTTGGGAATGCGTTCCACAGTATTGCTTTGAACCTCTGGGTGCTTCAATCGACAGGCAGCGCCAAGCTGATGTCTGTGGTGCTGATCGCCACCTTGATTGTTCAGATGCTTTTCGGCACCTTAGCAGGTACCATCGCCGATCGGGTGGACCGCAGAGTGCTAATGTACCTGTCCGACATAAGCCGGTTTCTGCTCGTCGCGGGAATGGCATTGTCCATGCTAATCCCCGGGACGTCTTTCTACGTCATTCTGCTGCTTACCGTTCTGACCTCCACAGCGGGTTTATTCTACTCGCCGGCGTTCCAAGCCTCGCTTGTGCATCTGGTGGCCAGGGAGCAGATTCAGCAAGCCTCGGGCGCCATGGTGATCGCGGATAATGTCATCCGCATCTCGGGTTTTGCCCTTGGGGGAATCGCCGTTGCGGTCTACGGTGGCGTATTCGCCCTCTCTCTGGATGCCGTCAGCTACCTGGTTTCAGCATTGCTTTTATTCGCTGGCGGGGCATTTCCCAGCAAGCCCTCCGGCACGCAGCAGCAGGCAACGACGTTCAAAGAGGATTTCTTCTTCGGGCTATCCTTCATCTGGAAGGAACCTATGGTTCGGGCTGCGCTCCTGCTGCTGCCCCTGCTGTTCATGTTCTTTCTATCGGCGCTCATGCTGACCCAGGTAATGGCTGTTCAGGTGTGGCTGGCGAGTCCGTTCATCTTTGGACTCATTGAGGCGTGTATTCCTCTTGGGTACGTACTGGGCTCCGGCTTCATTATGATCGCGGGAAACAGACTGAAGCACAGAGGTATATGGATCCTGCTCAGCGTAGTCATGCTTGGCCCCGTATATGTGCTTCTATCCCAAACGGGAAGCGGAGGGGGGCGTTACCGTTTATTTTGA
- a CDS encoding response regulator, with translation MSTEHDGQNIEVLIIEDDVKIAEINRRFIEKVEGFRVVGIATDDGQAKEQLDILQPQLVMLDVFFPGGSGLELLSYIRQHYRDMDVIMITAAKEIDTVKEAVRCGAFDYIIKPLIFNRLQETLLRYLDFHREIYRLHGSGMVDQSDVDRLLSGSGRKEHRAEVPLLPKGIDKLTLDKIIQAISAAEGGMTAEQIAKEIGASRSTGRRYLEHLVSSGEVFADLNYGVVGRPERVYRKKEQV, from the coding sequence ATGAGCACGGAGCATGACGGGCAGAATATTGAAGTGCTGATCATCGAAGACGATGTAAAAATTGCTGAAATTAATCGCAGGTTTATCGAAAAAGTGGAGGGCTTTCGCGTTGTCGGAATCGCGACAGATGACGGACAAGCGAAGGAGCAGCTGGATATCCTGCAGCCGCAATTGGTCATGCTGGATGTGTTTTTCCCGGGCGGCAGCGGATTGGAGCTGCTCTCTTACATCCGTCAGCATTACCGGGACATGGACGTGATCATGATTACAGCGGCCAAAGAAATCGACACCGTCAAGGAAGCTGTGCGCTGCGGTGCGTTTGACTATATCATCAAGCCGTTGATTTTCAACCGGCTGCAGGAAACGCTGCTGCGGTATTTGGATTTTCACCGGGAGATTTACCGGCTGCACGGCAGCGGTATGGTTGACCAAAGCGATGTCGACAGGTTGTTGTCCGGCTCGGGGAGGAAAGAGCATCGGGCGGAAGTCCCTCTCCTCCCCAAGGGCATTGATAAATTAACGCTGGATAAAATTATTCAGGCGATTTCAGCTGCTGAAGGCGGCATGACGGCGGAGCAAATCGCCAAGGAAATCGGCGCCAGCCGGTCAACGGGAAGAAGATACCTGGAGCATCTGGTCAGCTCAGGCGAAGTATTCGCCGATCTCAACTATGGCGTCGTCGGACGCCCGGAGAGAGTTTACCGCAAGAAGGAGCAAGTGTAG
- a CDS encoding winged helix-turn-helix transcriptional regulator, with the protein MRDRKSGYGHCPNEDGCPVEFTLDVIGGKWKGVLLYHLIDGPKRFNEFRRICPTITQRMLTLQLRELETDGIVHREVYQQVPPKVEYSLTTFGRTLEPIILSIRSWGETYKSYLREQRELENNGS; encoded by the coding sequence GTGAGAGATCGGAAAAGCGGGTACGGACATTGCCCGAATGAAGATGGCTGTCCTGTGGAATTTACGTTGGATGTTATCGGAGGTAAGTGGAAGGGCGTGCTTCTCTATCATTTGATCGATGGTCCGAAGCGGTTTAATGAATTTCGCCGGATTTGTCCGACGATTACACAGCGCATGCTGACGCTTCAGCTGCGCGAGCTGGAGACCGATGGCATCGTGCACCGTGAAGTTTATCAGCAGGTTCCGCCCAAGGTAGAATACTCCCTCACAACTTTTGGCCGCACGTTGGAGCCTATCATTCTGAGCATTAGGAGCTGGGGCGAGACCTACAAAAGCTACCTGCGTGAACAGAGGGAATTAGAAAACAACGGGTCTTAG